The following nucleotide sequence is from Natronosalvus caseinilyticus.
TCCTCTACGTGGGCGGGCCGATGGTTCTGGGTCGTCGACTGTCGATCCCGATCCTCGCCAAAGTCGGCTGGGTGACGATGGTGCTCGGCGCGGTGGCGGTCAACTACGGCATCTGGACGACGAGCGCGCCGAACGAAGCGCCGTTGCTGACGGCGTACGTCCCCAACCCGTCAGAGCCGGTCTTCTACGTGGGTGCGATCGTCTTCCTGCTGGGGGCGACCGTCGCGGCCCTCCCGTTCTTCGCTACGCTCTGGGTCGAGAAGCGCGAGAACGCGGGCCAGACGCTCCCGCTCGTGACGTTCGCGGCGTTCACCACCGCTGTCATCGCCGTCGAGGCGATCCTCGGCGGTCTCGCCGCGTTCAGCTACGCGTTCCTCTGGCGAATGGAGATTATCGCCTCGGTCGATGCCGCGATCTACCGTCAGTTGTACTGGATCGCCGGCCACGGGACGCAGCAGATTAACCTCGTGGCGATGATCGCCGTCTGGTACTTCCTGACCCACGTCGTCGGGGGAGCCGAGGTCGTCAGCGAGAAGGTCTCGCGGACAGCGTTCATCCTGTACCTGTTCTTCATCAACCTGGGGGCCGCTCACCACCTGCTGTCCGATCCCGCGGTCTCGACCGGGTGGCGCATCTTCAACACCTCCTACGCGTTCTACGGAGCGACGTTCGCCAGCCTGATTCACGCCTTCGCGATTCCCGCGGGTATCGAGGCCGGACGACGCAGGCGCGGACTGGGTGGCGGGCTGTTCGGCTGGCTCACCGGCGCGCCCTGGCGCAACCCGATGTTCTCGGCGACGATCTTCTCGATCATCCTGTTCGGGTTCCTCGGGGGGATCACCGGCGTCATCATGGGGCAGCTCCAGCTCAACATGACCTGGCACAACACGCTCGCCACGGTCGGTCACTTCCACGCGACCGTCGTCCTCGGCACGACGCTCGCCTTCATGGGGCTGACGTACTTCGTCATCCGGACGCTGTTCATGCGCCAGTTCATCTCGCCGAAACTGGCCTCGCTCCAGCCGTACCTCTACTCTGGCGCGATGGCGATCGGGACGCTGATGTTGATGTACGTCGGGATCCTCTACGGCGTCCCCCGTCGGACGACCGAGGTCGTCGAGAATATCCCCGGGACCGACTTCAGCCTGAGCGCGGCGGGGCCGCTATTCAGCGTCTTCGGCGTGTTCGCCCTGCTGGCGATCGCCGGTGGCGTCCTGTTTCTGGTGCTCGCCGTCGGCTCGGTCCTGTTCGGCAAGCGCATCGAGCCCGGCGACAACGACGACATCACGCCCGACGGTGGCCTCGCAGCCGATGGCGGCGAATCCGTTCACCATTACGAGATGCGCGGGACGTTCGTCCTGTGTCTCGTCTTCCTGACGGCGTTCGTGATCACGTACCTCCTCAACTGGTACCTGCTCAGCCAACTCTGGAAGATCGGCCTGTAGCCGTTCCACTTGCCTTCGTCTCTCAACCACTGCCACAACACCACGACATCCAACAATGATCGACCATACGTCTTCATCCGTATTCTCGTTCGCCAGCGGTCTGTGCAGACGGACCTGGAACGACGTCCTGAGCGTTTACTACGCCAACACCCCCATCTGGCGAGTGTTGAAGAGCGTCGGCCTGCTGTTTTTCGGCTTCTTCTGCTGGTCGGCCTCGAATCTGTTGCTCTCGTATCGCCCTTCCTGGTCGTTCCTGTATTTCGTCGCGGCCTACGGATTCGCGCTCATCGTCTGGGGGCCGCTGACGCACCTGGCCTTGCTCCCGTGGGTGATCCGGCTCCGCCGTACGGCGAGCCACCCCCTGACGCGAACGATCGCTCGCAAAGGATCGATGCTCAACCTTTCGATCTTCCTGACGATCGTCCTCGTGCTCGGGATGGTCCCAATGTCCCCCATGCTGCTCGACTTCGGAACGCTCGTCGACGACGGAACGGAAAGCCCGGACGTTGACCCCGACCTCGAGTGCACCGTCGTCGACGAGCTCGTCGAGTGCTCGCTGTCGGATCCTTCGGAGATCGACCACGTGGTCGTCACTTCTGGTCGGGAACGCATCGAGACTGTCGAAGAGCCGCCGTACGATTTCGAGATCCGACGGTCCGACCTCGAGACGGTCGTCGGTCAGAAGCAGTTCACCGTCGAACTTCGCGACGAAGACGGCGCCACGCTACGGCGGTACAAACGGACGGTTCCAGCAGACGGCGAGTGACCGCCTGACGGGACGCCCGACGCACACTCATTCGTCTCTCCTGAACGACGCTCCACGGCGAATCGAACCGGCGGCAGGGGCGAGCGCAGCGACCAGGATCGCCGCCAGTTCCTCGAGGACGCGTCGCTGCGCCGCGGTCAGCGTCCCGCACTGTTCGAGCGTCCGGTGGGCGGTTGCAACCTGCTCTCGTTCTACTGCCTCGACGTACGCCCACCACTCCTCGGACGAACAGTCCGCCTCCGGTACCGACCGATCTTCGTCTGTCGACGCCATACCGACACCAAGGCGGAACGACGGTCCAAACAATTTCGGCGAACGTGTTCGACCTGATGTCAAGGTTCTATACCGTCCATCTCGTGAAGGAAACCAATGAGCACGGCGATCAAAGCCCGGTGGGCGCGTAGATTCGTCGCGGTCGGCATCGTGTGGTTCGTGGCCTGGCAGCTCGCAACCGTCGCTGGCTCGGGCCGTCGCGTCGGGGTCGCGCTCGGGCTGTACGGCTTCGTCTTCCACGTCGTCTTTGGCAAGGGGTACACGCTGTTGCCCTCGTACTTCGATCGAACGCTCGCGTTCCCGAGGGCACCCGCCGTCCACCTGCCGCTGGCCGCCCTCGGAACGGCCTGTCTGGCCCTCGGCGCGGCCTCGAGCGGCAGTATCGACCTCGGCCTCGATCCACTGTCCACGGCGATGGGTGAGACGCTGACCGGGATCGGTGCCTCCCTCTGGCTTGCGGGGTGTCTGGTCTTCGTCGGCACGATCGGGTGGACGATCCGTGACAACCTCTCGGGGCGCGAAACCGGGACCGGAGACGCGAACGCCGACCGTCGCTGGGTCGACCGATACGCGAACGCGTTCGTCCCCGTCGTCGCCCTCTACGTCCTCGCGGGAGCGACGATTCCCGTCCTGGAGTGGCTCGAGCTCACCCAGTCCCTCGTCGCGGGCGGGCCGCCGGTGACGCACCTCCTCGCGGCAGGCGGCGCCGCCCTGTTAATCTTCGCCGTGGGGTTTCGCCTTCTCCCGCGATTTCTGGCCGTCTCGCCCCGGACGTGGCTCGTCGCCCTCGTCCTACCAGTCGGCGCGCTCGGCCCGGCGCTCCTGGCGGGCGACTTCCTCGGCGACTCCCTCTTTCTCGTCGGCGCAGTGCTCGAGGCGACCGCCCTGGTCGGGTTCGCGCTCGCCTACGTCGACATGTTCTCCCGGAGCGACCGTCGTCGGGTGGGGTTTTACGCCGTCACGCTCGGTGTCCTCAGCGGGGCCGGTGTGGCCCTTCTCGGGCTGAGTTTTGCCACCGACTGGTTCGGCATCCCCGGCAATCCCTTCGACGCGCACTACCGGCTGGCGCTCGCCGGCCTGCTAGGGCTGACTGTCGTCGGCGTCACGTACCAGTTTTACCCGCCGGCTGTCGCCTCGAGCTCCCTCGTCGACGATCGGACTGCCAGCCTCTCGATTGCACTGCTCGCCGGCGGTCTCCTCGTCGAAGTCGGCGGTCTGCTCCGATCGGCTTCAGTGGTCGAGCGAGGTGGTCGCGTCGTCGTCCTGGCTGGCTCGATAGTGTACGCATTCGTCGTGTTCTCGGTGTTCCTCGAGCGACGAGGGAAGTGACCGGTGGGTGCCGTTCGAGACGAACATATTCGGAGCCGGACGTTTGCTCCTGGCCACCGTATCGAACGTATGGCGACACGAACGACTGCCGAGGATCACGCTGAGGCGACGCAATCGACGACGGTGGAAGTCACCTGTACCGGCCACGTTCGAACCGCCGTCGGTCGACACCGTTTCCCGTTCACCTTCGAAGGATCAACGCTCGCGGAGTTCCTTGAGGCGTTCTTCGCGGAGCACGACGTCGCTGACCTCCTCATCGCCGAGACGGAGGCCGAGTCGACGGCCAGGGGATGGGCTCCAGCACCCGCAGAGCTACCGGGCACCTGGCGGAAGAATCCCGAAGGCGAGCAGACGCGAGCGTACGCGCGCATTCTGGTGAACGGCCGATTCAACGAACACAACGAGGGATTCCAGACGCGACTAGAAGAGGGTGATCGCGTCGCGTTGATGAACCCGTTTATGTTCTGCTGTTAGGCCTCGATTGGATCTGGATCGGTGTTCACGTCCATGAACGCCTTGACGATCCGTTCCTCGGCCCGGTGAAGGACCTCGCTGCACGTCGAGCGAGCCACGCCGACGGCGTCGGCGAGTTCGTACTGCGTACAGGTCCGGGGCGTGTCGTAGTACCCCGCTTCGAGTGCCGTCTCCATCACGCGAAACTGCTGGTCAGTCAACAGTTGAGACGTGTCGATATCCGGCGTAATCGAGTCGACGGCGTACTCGACGCCGAACGCCTCCAGTTGTGCTCCCAGTTCCGAGAGCCGGTCGTGGGAGGTCGTGATCTCCCAGGTCGCCGTCCCGTCTCGAATCGTGAACGGCATGCCGATCGGCACGCCCGATTCGCGGGCGGCGTTGAGTAACACCGGGAGTTGCGTCTCGAGCTGGAGCAAGGCTCGGTCGTCCTCGAGTTGCAGCACCTCGACGTCGGCGACGGTTTCGACGTCGCGAATCGCGTCGATCGTCGACGACGGATCGTGTGCCGTGAGCTCGACGACGGCGGTCCCGCGGGCGCCGCTCGGGATCGCCGAGAGGATGCGAACCTCCTCGAGCAGGTCGGTTCGTGAGAGGCGAGCGATCCACATCGCCTCGGGAATCGCGATCTGGAGCGTTGCGCGTGGCATATCTCAAATGGGTGGGGACGCGCCCAGTAGCTACCGTCGAACATATTCGGACAGTGGACGATGACGACGACGAGGGCGGTTGCTGAACCGGGACGAGGGGAATATGATCGCCGAAACCCCTACCACAGTGGTTTTCGTACAGTAGACCGATGACGAGCGACGATACCGACACAGACCGCGTTCTCGACGCCCGGGGGATCGACGGCGAACCGTTCAGCGACATCATGAGCGAACTAGAGGCACTCGAGGATGGCGAGACGCTCCTGTTGATCAATAGCTTCGAACCAGCCCCGCTCTACGGCGTCCTCGAGGGTAAGGGATTCACCCACGAGACGACCGAGGTTGCTGCGGACGAGTGGGAGGTCCGGATCGAACACGCCTGAGTCCGAATCGAGGCGTGCGAATATATTCGGGGCCGATGTCTTCACGCTCGAGGCACTAGTTACGAGTATGACCACCACAAGCGGTACCGATCATGGTCACCAGAACGATTCCGGTGGAGACTACGACCACGAACACGACCACGAACACGAACACGAACACGACCACGACCACGACGCCCAACCGATCACCGACCGCGTCCACGACAACTCCTGGTCGGCCAACCTCGAGAAACCCGCCCACGGCGAGGACACCGATCTGGTCCGGCGACAGGCTCTCGAGGCGGTCGAACACACGACCGCTGGCCACCACGTCAACCTCGTGACCCACGGCGCCCACGGTCACCCCGATCGTACCTGTACGAGACGCTCGAGACAAGATTCGACGGCGACGCCGACGTCGACTGGGAGTACGTCGAGCAGTGTGGGTGTGGCGGACACGTAACGCGCGTCCACGTCCGATAGCTCAGCGCCCCTCGAGTAGCGACGGGCTCCGTTCGAATCTCATTCACTAGACGTACTTCGATGTGTGAGATGCGCTCACTACGGTTCTCGTATACCTATTCAAAAGATTAGAATTTCGATAAACTACCAGAAAAATGATTTTACTTACACTCGTATCGGAGCCGAAACTCTCGGCGAGATGTGCGATGTAATTGAATTGGGGGTCGCGAGAGTAGTGGCGACCGGGCCGTTGCATCTCGAGCGTTCTCGACCAGGACTTCGAACGTTGCAAGCGCCATCAATGCGGGATATAGCTTGTATTCACACCATCTTACGTCTCGACGAATCCAATCGTACCTCTATCGAACGGACTGTGTGCTGCGGGGACGTTGCCAGTGACGTCTACCCACTATTCGATGCTCTAGCGGAACAGACGTGCCTGCGCTCGACACCGAACTATTTCACTCCCGATTAGTCTAGCAAAGAGGGAGGTAGGCGAGAGAGTACCATCCCGTTACGACTGACAGGACCTCACGTTCTCTGAACCCTGGCTCGATGCGAACAGTTTCCTGGGA
It contains:
- a CDS encoding cytochrome c oxidase subunit I; this translates as MLDLFDNDYGPDGFRTCSVTGLRIHRSAENPTKLFALTAIVALLVGGIFAFTVAMTRWEFVGLLEAGDFYTHLSMHAWNLLIFWMIFMEIAILYVGGPMVLGRRLSIPILAKVGWVTMVLGAVAVNYGIWTTSAPNEAPLLTAYVPNPSEPVFYVGAIVFLLGATVAALPFFATLWVEKRENAGQTLPLVTFAAFTTAVIAVEAILGGLAAFSYAFLWRMEIIASVDAAIYRQLYWIAGHGTQQINLVAMIAVWYFLTHVVGGAEVVSEKVSRTAFILYLFFINLGAAHHLLSDPAVSTGWRIFNTSYAFYGATFASLIHAFAIPAGIEAGRRRRGLGGGLFGWLTGAPWRNPMFSATIFSIILFGFLGGITGVIMGQLQLNMTWHNTLATVGHFHATVVLGTTLAFMGLTYFVIRTLFMRQFISPKLASLQPYLYSGAMAIGTLMLMYVGILYGVPRRTTEVVENIPGTDFSLSAAGPLFSVFGVFALLAIAGGVLFLVLAVGSVLFGKRIEPGDNDDITPDGGLAADGGESVHHYEMRGTFVLCLVFLTAFVITYLLNWYLLSQLWKIGL
- a CDS encoding helix-turn-helix domain-containing protein, encoding MPRATLQIAIPEAMWIARLSRTDLLEEVRILSAIPSGARGTAVVELTAHDPSSTIDAIRDVETVADVEVLQLEDDRALLQLETQLPVLLNAARESGVPIGMPFTIRDGTATWEITTSHDRLSELGAQLEAFGVEYAVDSITPDIDTSQLLTDQQFRVMETALEAGYYDTPRTCTQYELADAVGVARSTCSEVLHRAEERIVKAFMDVNTDPDPIEA
- a CDS encoding DUF2249 domain-containing protein — protein: MTSDDTDTDRVLDARGIDGEPFSDIMSELEALEDGETLLLINSFEPAPLYGVLEGKGFTHETTEVAADEWEVRIEHA
- a CDS encoding MoaD/ThiS family protein, with amino-acid sequence MATRTTAEDHAEATQSTTVEVTCTGHVRTAVGRHRFPFTFEGSTLAEFLEAFFAEHDVADLLIAETEAESTARGWAPAPAELPGTWRKNPEGEQTRAYARILVNGRFNEHNEGFQTRLEEGDRVALMNPFMFCC